A region of Streptomyces sp. NBC_01750 DNA encodes the following proteins:
- a CDS encoding nucleotidyltransferase domain-containing protein, protein MTDPLDMELGPVVAEQPDPLLFATVSGAHLYGFPSRDSDVDLRGIHLLPVEELLGLREPEETRSRMWDRDGVEMDLVTHDVRKFVRLMLRRNGYVLEQLLSPLVVHTSDAHTELAELAPGVLTSHHAHHYRGFANTQWRLFEKTGELKPLLYTFRALLTGIHLMRSGEVQAHLPTLLGEVDAPGYLPGLIAAKAHAEHGPVSGVGLEDARADVDALHAVLDEARLASRLPAEPTAYEALREFVVRIRLEG, encoded by the coding sequence ATGACTGATCCGCTGGACATGGAACTCGGCCCCGTCGTCGCCGAACAGCCCGACCCGCTTCTGTTTGCCACCGTCTCCGGGGCGCATCTGTACGGATTCCCGTCCCGGGATTCGGACGTGGACCTGCGGGGGATCCATCTGCTCCCCGTGGAGGAGCTGCTGGGGCTGAGGGAGCCGGAGGAGACCCGGTCCCGGATGTGGGACCGGGACGGCGTCGAGATGGATCTCGTCACCCACGACGTACGCAAGTTCGTACGGCTGATGCTGCGGCGCAACGGATACGTACTGGAACAGCTGCTGTCGCCGCTGGTGGTGCACACCTCGGACGCCCACACGGAGCTGGCGGAGCTCGCCCCGGGCGTGCTCACCAGCCACCACGCCCACCACTACCGGGGATTCGCGAACACCCAGTGGCGGCTCTTCGAGAAGACCGGCGAGCTCAAACCGCTGCTCTACACCTTCCGCGCGCTGCTCACCGGTATCCATCTGATGCGCAGCGGCGAGGTGCAGGCGCATCTGCCCACGCTGCTCGGGGAGGTCGACGCCCCGGGCTATCTGCCCGGCCTGATCGCGGCCAAGGCGCACGCCGAGCACGGTCCGGTGTCGGGGGTCGGCCTGGAAGACGCGCGCGCCGACGTGGACGCGCTGCACGCCGTGCTCGACGAGGCGCGGCTGGCCTCGCGGCTACCCGCCGAGCCCACCGCCTATGAGGCGCTGCGCGAATTCGTCGTCCGCATACGCCTGGAGGGCTGA